A single window of Nicotiana tomentosiformis chromosome 1, ASM39032v3, whole genome shotgun sequence DNA harbors:
- the LOC138906626 gene encoding uncharacterized protein, which yields MAFASNLNKKTSEATRRLKKSLREFPAMTWNDVYNRYSTKLRIEEDIIAQSRVEEKPGSRQSESEKRSDKNRYEPYMGPSGRIARSKFENVRADHRFANRDSGSSSSRFRKDRGESNRDANTNTRIGDYNFNVSTSELVAVLRSMGDKVRWPKEMRSNPNRRNPDFWCEFHNDHGHRTSDCRLLQGEVEHLLKQGYLTELFSEKGKQAYMKNRQEPPKLPSPKRTVNVINGGEEVNGVTYTAARKTIKFTITHGERTHQTLEDDNITFYDVDADGLMIPHNDALVISLLIHDTNVKRVLIDPGSSMNIILLRVVNKMPMGDRVVPKARSLSGFDNSTVITNGEIELSTYAEGVIKETKFQVIDTDMTYNVILGRPWIHDMDVVPSILHQVIEFP from the coding sequence ATGGCATTTGCAAGCAATTTAAACAAGAAAACTTCAGAAGCTACGAGGAGGCTTAAAAAGAGCCTACGAGAATTCCCTGCCATGACATGGAATGATGTCTATAATAGGTACAGTACCAAGTTACGGATCGAAGAAGATATCATAGCTCAGTCAAGGGTTGAAGAAAAACCAGGTTCGAGGCAGTCAGAATCTGAGAAGAGGTCCGATAAGAATAGGTACGAGCCTTATATGGGACCTTCGGGGCGAATAGCTCGTTCCAAATTCGAAAACGTGCGGGCTGATCACAGGTTCGCAAATAGAGATTCAGGTTCGTCATCGTCGAGATTCAGAAAAGATCGAGGTGAAAGTAACAGAGATGCTAATACAAACACAAGGATTGGGGACTATAATTTTAACGTGAGTACCTCCGAGTTGGTCGCTGTTTTAAGAAGCATGGGGGATAAGGTACGATGGCCTAAAGAGATGAGATCAAATCCAAATAGAAGAAACCCAGACTTTTGGTGCGAGTTCCATAATGACCACGGCCATAGAACATCAGACTGCAGATTATTACAAGGTGAGGTGGAACATTTATTGAAGCAGGGCTATCTAACGGAATTGTTCAGCGAGAAAGGTAAACAAGCTTACATGAAAAATAGGCAAGAGCCCCCAAAACTTCCATCTCCAAAGAGAACAGTAAATGTGATAAACGGCGGAGAAGAAGTCAACGGCGTAACCTATACAGCCGCGAGAAAAACAATAAAGTTCACAATAACTCACGGGGAGCGAACTCACCAAACTCTGGAAGACGACAACATAACCTTTTATGATGTAGATGCTGATGGATTAATGattcctcataatgatgcactggtaatatctttacttatacatgatactaatgtaaaacgagttttgattgaccCAGGTAGCTCTATGAATATCATTCTATTACGAGTGGTGAACAAAATGCCGATGGGCGATCGTGTAGTTCCAAAAGCACGTTCCTTATCTGGGTTTGATAACTCAACCGTTATTACAAACGGCGAGATTGAACTAAGCACATACGCAGAAGGGGTCATCAAAGAAACAAAATTTCAAGTGATAGACACGGATATGACCTATAATGTGATTCTTGGGAGGCcgtggattcatgatatggatgtTGTGCCATCCATATTACATCAGGTTATCGAATTCCCTTAA